A window of the Palleronia sp. LCG004 genome harbors these coding sequences:
- a CDS encoding FkbM family methyltransferase: MNRWLGLARSLAIYHNPVTIRAWRRFYAGILGPGDLAIDVGAHVGTRSRAMRRAGARVVAVEPQSLFAWYLRRTLPRDVTLVECALGGSASEARMAVSSRHPTVSSLQTAFVDGAASAPGFGHVRWDRAETVRMVTLDDLIARHGLPAYVKIDVEGYEIEVLSGLSRPVPMVSVEYLPGFADFTERVVARLEEIGPYRFNVVVGEGARFLWSDWRDGRALRDWLASLPADASSGDLFARLE, encoded by the coding sequence ATGAACCGATGGCTCGGCCTCGCGCGGTCGCTGGCGATCTATCACAACCCGGTGACCATCCGGGCGTGGCGGCGGTTCTATGCGGGGATCCTCGGGCCCGGGGACCTCGCGATCGACGTGGGGGCCCATGTCGGCACGCGGTCGCGGGCGATGCGGCGGGCGGGCGCGCGCGTCGTGGCGGTCGAGCCGCAATCGCTTTTTGCGTGGTATCTGCGCCGCACGCTGCCCCGGGACGTCACGCTGGTCGAATGCGCGCTCGGCGGGTCGGCGAGCGAGGCCAGGATGGCGGTCTCGTCCCGTCATCCGACGGTCTCGTCGCTGCAGACGGCCTTCGTGGACGGCGCGGCGTCCGCGCCCGGCTTCGGTCACGTGCGGTGGGACCGGGCCGAGACGGTCCGGATGGTCACGCTCGACGATCTGATCGCGCGGCACGGGCTCCCGGCCTACGTCAAGATCGATGTCGAGGGTTACGAGATCGAGGTGCTGTCGGGCCTGTCGCGGCCGGTGCCGATGGTGTCGGTCGAATACCTGCCGGGCTTTGCCGATTTCACCGAGCGCGTCGTCGCCCGGCTGGAGGAGATCGGGCCATACCGCTTCAACGTCGTGGTGGGCGAGGGGGCGCGCTTTCTCTGGTCCGACTGGCGCGACGGCCGGGCGTTGCGCGACTGGCTGGCGTCGCTGCCCGCGGATGCGTCGTCGGGGGATCTTTTCGCACGGCTGGAGTGA
- a CDS encoding glycosyltransferase family 4 protein: MTARRAAFAVPGDLATLTGGYIYDTRLIEGLRDLDRAVTHVPLGPSFPDPTPADMRDAAERLAAIPPDCPVIIDGLAMGAMDDAVLAGMSAPIVALVHHPLAFEGGLPPERRDHLYRTERGNLDRAAHILVPSPHVASLLVSDYGVAGDRITVARPGTDPRPRRSAKADPPLILAVGIQMHRKGHDVLLRALARLSDRPWQAVVAGAPIDTAHAGMLTRLAGELGLSDRVRLAGRVTGEALASLYESAQIFALATRYEGHGIVFDEAMAYGLPIVSCDTGAVPDTVAPGAGILVPPDDPDAFARALATLLDDPARLAAMADASARAGAALPGWTATAGVVEGILSRIDAGMPA, from the coding sequence ATGACTGCCCGACGCGCCGCCTTCGCCGTTCCCGGCGACCTTGCGACCCTCACCGGCGGCTACATCTACGACACCCGCCTGATCGAGGGCCTGCGCGACCTCGATCGCGCCGTGACGCATGTGCCCCTCGGCCCCTCCTTCCCCGATCCGACCCCGGCCGACATGCGGGACGCCGCCGAACGCCTCGCGGCGATCCCGCCGGATTGCCCGGTCATCATCGACGGGCTGGCGATGGGGGCGATGGACGACGCGGTGCTGGCGGGCATGTCCGCCCCGATCGTGGCCCTCGTTCATCACCCGCTGGCCTTCGAGGGGGGTCTGCCGCCCGAACGCCGCGACCATCTCTACCGGACCGAGCGCGGCAATCTCGACCGCGCCGCCCATATCCTGGTCCCGAGCCCGCATGTCGCCTCGCTACTGGTCTCGGATTACGGCGTGGCCGGGGACAGGATCACCGTCGCCCGCCCCGGCACCGATCCCCGCCCCCGGCGATCCGCCAAGGCCGATCCCCCGCTGATTCTGGCGGTCGGCATCCAGATGCACCGCAAGGGGCACGACGTGCTGCTGCGGGCCCTGGCGCGGCTCTCCGACCGGCCCTGGCAGGCGGTCGTCGCAGGCGCACCGATCGACACGGCCCATGCCGGAATGCTGACGCGCCTCGCGGGCGAGCTCGGGCTGTCCGACAGGGTCCGCCTTGCCGGTCGCGTGACGGGCGAGGCGCTCGCCTCCCTCTACGAAAGCGCGCAGATCTTCGCGCTCGCCACCCGGTACGAGGGCCACGGCATCGTCTTCGACGAGGCGATGGCCTATGGCCTCCCGATCGTGAGCTGCGACACCGGTGCCGTGCCCGACACGGTCGCGCCGGGGGCGGGCATCCTCGTGCCGCCGGACGATCCCGACGCCTTCGCCCGCGCGCTCGCCACCCTGCTCGACGATCCGGCGCGACTGGCGGCGATGGCGGACGCCTCGGCCAGGGCCGGCGCGGCGCTTCCGGGCTGGACCGCGACGGCCGGGGTCGTCGAGGGCATCCTGTCGCGCATCGACGCCGGAATGCCCGCATGA
- a CDS encoding DUF4396 domain-containing protein produces MVPAWLHILSILSLLAGLASAIVIAIDEARDPQHMWIMNVVWPATALFASVISLWGYFAYGKLAARSRAMPAMRNDEPMPSKTRTPFPAMVAKGAAHCGSGCALGDIVAEWLAFFVPAIAIWLGWQTVFPEKIFAVWVLDFILAFAFGVAFQYFTIKPMRELSVGQGLLQAVKADALSLTSWQVGMYGFMAVAHFWIFGHLLGIRLEVPTVEFWFMMQLAMLCGFVTAYPVNWWLITIGVKERM; encoded by the coding sequence TGCTCGCGGGGCTCGCCTCGGCCATCGTCATCGCGATCGACGAGGCCCGCGATCCCCAGCACATGTGGATCATGAACGTCGTCTGGCCGGCCACCGCGCTGTTCGCCAGCGTCATCTCGCTCTGGGGCTACTTCGCCTACGGCAAGCTCGCCGCCCGGAGCCGCGCCATGCCCGCGATGCGCAACGACGAACCGATGCCGAGCAAGACGCGCACCCCCTTCCCCGCCATGGTGGCCAAGGGCGCGGCCCATTGCGGCAGCGGCTGCGCGCTCGGCGACATCGTGGCCGAATGGCTGGCCTTCTTCGTGCCCGCCATCGCGATCTGGCTCGGCTGGCAGACCGTCTTTCCCGAAAAGATCTTCGCCGTCTGGGTGCTCGACTTCATCCTCGCCTTCGCCTTCGGCGTGGCCTTCCAGTATTTCACGATCAAGCCGATGCGCGAGCTCTCGGTTGGCCAGGGGCTGCTCCAGGCGGTCAAGGCCGACGCGCTGTCGCTGACCTCGTGGCAGGTCGGCATGTACGGCTTCATGGCCGTCGCGCATTTCTGGATCTTCGGCCATCTCCTCGGCATACGGCTCGAGGTCCCGACGGTGGAGTTCTGGTTCATGATGCAGCTCGCCATGCTCTGCGGCTTCGTCACGGCCTATCCGGTGAACTGGTGGCTCATCACCATCGGCGTGAAGGAAAGGATGTGA
- a CDS encoding class I SAM-dependent methyltransferase encodes MGFSPDWLALRDPADRAARDRALLQRAATAAGPAPLVVDLGCGTGATWRALAPLLPEGTRWRLVDNDPALLEIAKANVGATADCVVADLAGIDALPLQGATLITASALLDLMPEAWLSAFAARVQAPFYAALSYDGRMEWAPPDDRDGAVTAAFNRHQRGDKGLGPALGPDAADRAEAHFTARGFAVHRADSPWRIGPDMAALQRELTHGIAMAAGETGLPDAERWGRDRDDAADRTSCIVGHVDFLALPPPRPEETPDVRH; translated from the coding sequence GTGGGATTCTCTCCCGACTGGCTCGCCCTGCGCGATCCGGCCGACAGGGCGGCGCGCGACCGCGCTCTTTTGCAGCGGGCCGCCACCGCGGCGGGCCCCGCACCGCTGGTCGTCGACCTCGGATGCGGCACGGGGGCGACCTGGCGCGCTCTGGCCCCCCTCCTGCCCGAGGGGACGCGCTGGCGGCTCGTCGACAACGATCCCGCGCTGCTGGAGATCGCAAAGGCCAATGTGGGCGCGACCGCCGACTGCGTGGTGGCCGATCTTGCCGGAATCGACGCCCTGCCGCTTCAAGGCGCCACGCTGATTACCGCGTCGGCGCTGCTCGACCTCATGCCCGAGGCGTGGCTCTCGGCCTTCGCCGCACGGGTTCAGGCACCGTTCTACGCGGCGCTCTCCTATGACGGGCGGATGGAATGGGCGCCGCCCGATGACCGCGACGGTGCCGTGACCGCCGCGTTCAACCGCCATCAGCGCGGCGACAAGGGGCTCGGCCCCGCTCTCGGCCCCGATGCCGCCGACCGGGCCGAGGCGCATTTCACCGCGCGCGGCTTCGCGGTCCACCGCGCCGACAGCCCGTGGCGGATCGGTCCCGACATGGCCGCCTTGCAGCGCGAGCTGACGCATGGCATCGCCATGGCCGCGGGCGAAACCGGCCTGCCCGATGCCGAACGCTGGGGCCGCGATCGCGACGACGCGGCGGACCGGACGAGCTGCATCGTCGGTCATGTCGATTTCCTCGCCCTGCCCCCGCCCCGCCCGGAGGAGACACCCGATGTGCGACACTGA
- a CDS encoding zinc-dependent alcohol dehydrogenase translates to MTTAPALWCVGPGGAEMRPGAMGDGVLVDTLFSGISRGTERLVLDGRVPDSEHDRMRGPAMEGAFPFPVKYGYSAVGRVAEGRLAGRAVFALHPHQSRFRLPEDALTPLPEGLPPARAVLAANMETALTLIWDSGAGPGDRIAVVGAGVVGALTAYLAARLPGAEVTLIDTNPARAALARDMGCAFADPSGAPAECDVVLHLSASAEGLGTAMACAGTEATIVEGSWHGTGNVAVPLGGAFHSRRLRVVGSQVGRIPAARAPRWTYARRLAKALDLLQDDTLDALVSGETEFTDLPDRYAAILSDPATLCHRIRYDPK, encoded by the coding sequence GTGACGACCGCGCCCGCGCTCTGGTGTGTCGGCCCCGGCGGGGCCGAGATGCGCCCCGGCGCGATGGGCGACGGCGTCCTCGTCGACACGCTCTTCTCCGGGATCAGCCGTGGGACCGAGCGGCTCGTCCTCGACGGCCGCGTTCCGGACAGCGAGCATGACAGGATGCGCGGCCCCGCCATGGAAGGCGCATTCCCCTTCCCCGTGAAATACGGCTACAGCGCCGTCGGCCGCGTGGCCGAGGGGCGGCTGGCCGGTCGCGCGGTCTTCGCGCTCCATCCGCATCAATCCCGCTTTCGCCTGCCCGAGGACGCGCTGACCCCGCTTCCCGAAGGGCTGCCGCCGGCCCGCGCGGTCCTCGCCGCGAACATGGAAACCGCGCTGACGCTGATCTGGGACAGCGGTGCCGGACCCGGCGACCGGATCGCGGTCGTGGGCGCGGGCGTCGTGGGCGCGCTGACCGCCTACCTCGCCGCGCGGCTGCCCGGTGCCGAGGTGACGCTGATCGACACCAACCCCGCACGGGCCGCGCTGGCCCGGGACATGGGCTGCGCCTTCGCCGACCCCTCGGGGGCCCCCGCCGAATGCGACGTCGTCCTGCATCTCTCGGCCTCGGCCGAGGGGCTTGGAACGGCGATGGCCTGCGCGGGCACCGAGGCCACCATCGTCGAGGGCAGCTGGCACGGCACCGGCAACGTGGCCGTGCCGCTCGGCGGGGCGTTCCACAGCCGCCGCCTGCGCGTCGTGGGCTCGCAGGTCGGCCGGATTCCCGCCGCGCGCGCCCCGCGATGGACCTATGCGCGCAGGCTGGCCAAGGCGCTCGACCTGCTGCAGGACGACACGCTCGACGCGCTCGTCTCGGGCGAGACGGAATTCACCGACCTGCCCGACCGCTACGCCGCGATCCTGTCGGACCCCGCCACCCTCTGCCACCGCATCCGCTACGACCCAAAGTAA
- the repA gene encoding plasmid partitioning protein RepA, whose product MNQRIDALVGDHAEKLSERLKKHREQLFPPHSRKELRRFTSGEVAQLLGVKDAYLRKLSLDGKGPNPETGSGGRRLYTPEHIIELRQYLEKGAKHPGTYLPGRREGDHLQVITVINFKGGSGKTTTSAHLAQKCALDGYRVLTIDLDPQASLSALHGFQPEFDLLDGGTLYDAIRYEDPVPIRDVIQRTYFPNLDIVPGNLDLMEFEHDTPRALMNRDGAMFFTKIGSVLAEIEDEYDLVVIDCPPQLGYLTMSALSAATAILVTVHPQMLDVMSMCQFLLMTSNLLGVVSEAGGDMSYDWLRYVVTRYEPGDGPQNQMVSFMRSMFGEHVLNHTVLKSTAISDAGITKQTLYEVEKSQFTRSTYDRAMESLNAVNGEIEGLIQTAWGRS is encoded by the coding sequence ATGAACCAGAGAATCGACGCGCTTGTCGGCGACCACGCCGAGAAGTTGTCCGAGCGTCTGAAGAAGCACCGCGAACAGCTCTTCCCGCCCCATTCCCGCAAGGAGCTGAGGCGCTTCACCTCGGGCGAGGTCGCGCAGCTCCTCGGGGTCAAGGACGCCTATCTTCGCAAACTCTCGCTCGACGGCAAGGGCCCCAATCCCGAAACCGGCTCCGGCGGGCGCAGGCTCTATACCCCCGAACACATCATCGAGCTGCGGCAATACCTGGAAAAGGGCGCGAAGCATCCCGGCACCTACCTGCCCGGCCGTCGCGAGGGCGACCACCTGCAGGTCATCACCGTGATCAACTTCAAGGGCGGGTCGGGCAAGACCACGACCTCGGCGCATCTGGCGCAGAAATGCGCGCTCGACGGCTACCGCGTCCTGACGATCGACCTCGATCCGCAGGCCTCGCTCTCGGCGCTGCACGGATTCCAGCCCGAATTCGACCTGCTCGACGGCGGAACGCTCTACGACGCGATCCGCTACGAGGACCCGGTGCCGATCCGCGACGTGATCCAGCGCACCTATTTCCCCAATCTCGACATCGTGCCGGGCAATCTCGACCTCATGGAGTTCGAGCACGACACCCCCCGGGCGCTGATGAACCGCGACGGGGCGATGTTCTTCACCAAGATCGGCTCGGTCCTGGCCGAGATCGAGGACGAATACGATCTCGTCGTGATCGATTGCCCGCCGCAGCTGGGCTATCTCACGATGTCGGCCCTGTCGGCCGCGACCGCGATCCTCGTGACGGTGCATCCGCAGATGCTCGACGTCATGTCGATGTGCCAGTTCCTGCTGATGACCTCGAACCTGCTAGGCGTGGTCTCCGAGGCGGGCGGCGACATGAGCTATGACTGGCTGCGCTACGTCGTCACCCGCTACGAGCCGGGCGACGGGCCGCAGAACCAGATGGTCAGCTTCATGCGCTCCATGTTCGGCGAGCATGTGCTGAACCATACCGTACTGAAATCGACCGCGATTTCGGATGCGGGCATCACCAAGCAGACCCTCTACGAGGTCGAGAAAAGCCAGTTCACCCGCTCGACCTACGACCGCGCGATGGAAAGCCTCAACGCCGTCAACGGCGAGATCGAGGGCCTGATCCAGACCGCCTGGGGGAGGAGCTGA
- a CDS encoding PfkB family carbohydrate kinase: MVKAYVVGNVALDETLSVADLPAPGASIFGATLSHDLGGKGANQAIALARAGIACRLIAAVGSDARAAEIAQRLAAEPLEVELVEIADVASDFSIILMAERGENAVITTREAATALSPGRAVPTLGDAARGDLLVMQGNLSGGTTAALLREARARGMRIAVNPSPLQPYFAELWPLVDMAFVNEGEAAALGGVEALRDAGVGQLVLTLGEAGAELIDADGCSHVPACPCRVVDTTGAGDSFMAVALASALGRGGRLDPLALAHGARAAAHTVAQAGTVAAFPDVAGMAEILARREA; the protein is encoded by the coding sequence GTGGTCAAAGCATATGTCGTCGGCAACGTGGCGCTGGACGAGACGCTCTCCGTGGCGGACCTGCCCGCGCCGGGGGCCTCGATCTTCGGGGCGACGCTGTCGCACGATCTGGGCGGCAAGGGGGCGAACCAGGCCATCGCGCTCGCCCGCGCGGGGATCGCCTGCCGCCTGATCGCGGCGGTCGGCTCCGATGCCCGTGCGGCGGAGATCGCGCAGCGCCTCGCCGCCGAGCCGCTGGAGGTCGAACTGGTCGAGATCGCGGACGTCGCGAGCGACTTCTCGATCATCCTGATGGCCGAGCGGGGCGAGAACGCGGTCATCACCACGCGCGAGGCCGCCACCGCGCTGAGCCCCGGGCGGGCGGTGCCGACGCTCGGGGATGCGGCGCGGGGGGATCTGCTGGTGATGCAGGGGAACCTTTCGGGCGGGACGACGGCCGCGCTGCTGCGCGAGGCGCGGGCGCGCGGGATGCGGATCGCGGTCAATCCCTCGCCGCTGCAGCCCTATTTCGCGGAGCTGTGGCCGCTGGTGGACATGGCCTTCGTGAACGAGGGGGAGGCGGCGGCGCTCGGCGGTGTGGAGGCGCTGCGCGATGCGGGCGTCGGGCAGCTGGTGCTGACGCTCGGCGAGGCGGGGGCCGAACTGATCGACGCGGACGGGTGCAGCCACGTGCCCGCATGTCCCTGCCGGGTCGTCGATACGACGGGGGCGGGCGACAGTTTCATGGCGGTGGCGCTCGCCTCGGCGCTGGGACGGGGCGGGCGGCTCGATCCCCTGGCGCTGGCGCATGGCGCGCGCGCGGCGGCGCATACGGTCGCGCAGGCCGGCACCGTGGCGGCCTTTCCGGACGTGGCGGGCATGGCGGAGATCCTCGCGCGGCGCGAGGCGTGA
- a CDS encoding 6-carboxytetrahydropterin synthase — protein MFAVEVRDHIMIGHSLPAPVFGPAQGMHGATFTVDAAFFTDQIDRHGLVVDIGLATEALAETLEPLRYKNLDEVPEFEGKFTTTEFLCGHIFETLAAQVKAGKLGDEGRVKKLRIMLHESHLARAWYEAEI, from the coding sequence ATGTTCGCCGTCGAAGTCCGCGACCACATCATGATCGGCCATTCCCTGCCCGCGCCCGTCTTCGGCCCGGCACAGGGGATGCACGGCGCGACCTTCACGGTCGACGCGGCGTTCTTCACCGACCAGATCGACCGCCACGGCCTCGTCGTCGATATCGGCCTCGCGACCGAGGCGCTGGCGGAAACGCTGGAGCCGCTGCGCTACAAGAACCTCGACGAGGTGCCCGAATTCGAGGGCAAGTTCACGACGACCGAATTCCTCTGCGGCCATATCTTCGAAACGCTCGCCGCGCAGGTGAAGGCGGGCAAGCTCGGCGACGAGGGGCGCGTGAAGAAACTGCGCATCATGCTGCACGAAAGCCACCTCGCCCGCGCCTGGTACGAGGCGGAGATCTGA
- a CDS encoding RibD family protein, with the protein MCDTDVTQRAWERLLAVRAGTACNCCGDWTEGERSALRLYGPLARRDLGPVAVAQIGQSLDGRVATVTGDARDVSGKDGLTHLHRMRALVDGVIIGIRTALHDNPRLTVRLCDGQNPARIVIDPRGRLPADAPVLADDGARRIVVQSVDRAWPEGITAIRLPATDGQIDPAAILSALRSEGLQSLLVEGGGITIARFLEAGLLTRLQVSIAPLLIGDGPQGLTLPNPMEKLSDAIRPEMWTFLLGSDVVFDCGFGPEAAEANRPMH; encoded by the coding sequence ATGTGCGACACTGACGTCACCCAACGCGCGTGGGAGCGCCTTCTCGCCGTCCGCGCGGGGACGGCCTGCAATTGCTGCGGCGACTGGACCGAGGGCGAACGCTCGGCCCTGCGCCTCTACGGCCCCCTCGCGCGCCGCGATCTCGGTCCGGTCGCCGTGGCGCAGATCGGCCAGTCGCTCGACGGCCGCGTCGCGACCGTGACGGGCGACGCGCGCGACGTCTCGGGCAAGGACGGCCTCACGCATCTGCACCGGATGCGCGCGCTGGTCGACGGGGTCATCATCGGCATCCGCACCGCGCTCCACGACAATCCGCGCCTGACCGTGCGGCTCTGCGACGGGCAGAACCCCGCCCGCATCGTCATCGACCCGCGCGGCCGGCTGCCCGCCGATGCGCCGGTCCTGGCCGATGACGGGGCCCGCAGGATCGTCGTGCAATCCGTGGACCGCGCATGGCCCGAAGGCATCACCGCCATCCGCCTGCCAGCGACAGACGGCCAGATCGACCCGGCCGCGATCCTTTCGGCACTCCGCTCCGAAGGGTTGCAGAGTCTTCTGGTCGAGGGCGGCGGCATCACCATCGCGCGCTTCCTCGAGGCGGGCCTGCTCACCCGGCTGCAGGTCTCGATCGCGCCCCTCCTGATCGGCGACGGCCCGCAGGGGCTGACCCTGCCCAACCCGATGGAGAAGCTCAGCGACGCGATCCGGCCCGAGATGTGGACCTTCCTGCTGGGCAGCGACGTGGTCTTCGATTGCGGCTTCGGCCCCGAGGCGGCCGAGGCGAACCGCCCGATGCACTGA
- the ribA gene encoding GTP cyclohydrolase II: MGLPVVLQDGEARHLVALVETMTEARLAALRELGTPEIVVTARRAAALGIAPAIPSDTLRLRLPDTAGRDWIAALSGQNGPGCTDPGDALPRPVPGTAPHDAAIRIAVALQSVPAILVVPLSARDDPRIAALGLGAMPLPLVADALLRSGIQSPVSAARLPMDASEAGRVQVFRPDDGGAEHFAIEIGAPDLSAPVMVRLHSACFTGDVLGSRKCDCGPQLRASMAAMAEEGGGVLLYLNQEGRGIGLANKLRAYALQDAGLDTVEANHWLGFEDDQRDFRIGARMLASLGISQVRLMTNNPAKTASLAAHGIDVVDRVPLRVGRTAQNAQYLATKAAKSGHLL, translated from the coding sequence ATGGGCCTGCCGGTCGTCCTGCAGGACGGCGAGGCGCGCCATCTCGTGGCGCTCGTCGAAACCATGACGGAGGCGCGCCTCGCCGCGCTCCGCGAACTCGGCACCCCCGAGATCGTCGTGACCGCGCGCCGCGCCGCGGCGCTCGGGATCGCGCCGGCCATCCCGTCCGACACGCTGCGGCTGCGCCTGCCCGACACTGCGGGCCGCGACTGGATCGCCGCGCTCTCCGGTCAGAACGGCCCCGGATGCACCGATCCCGGCGACGCCCTGCCCCGCCCCGTACCCGGCACCGCGCCCCATGACGCGGCAATCCGCATCGCCGTCGCGCTGCAATCCGTGCCCGCGATCCTGGTCGTGCCGCTGAGTGCGCGGGACGATCCCCGCATCGCCGCGCTCGGTCTCGGTGCCATGCCCCTGCCGCTCGTGGCCGATGCCCTGCTGCGATCCGGCATCCAGTCCCCGGTCAGCGCGGCGCGCCTGCCGATGGACGCGTCCGAGGCGGGCCGCGTGCAGGTCTTCCGCCCCGATGACGGCGGGGCCGAGCATTTCGCGATCGAGATCGGCGCGCCCGACCTCTCGGCCCCGGTCATGGTGCGCCTGCATTCGGCCTGTTTCACCGGCGACGTGCTCGGCAGCCGGAAATGCGATTGCGGCCCGCAACTGCGCGCCTCCATGGCGGCGATGGCCGAGGAAGGCGGCGGCGTGCTGCTCTACCTCAACCAGGAGGGGCGTGGCATCGGCCTCGCCAACAAGCTCAGGGCCTATGCGCTTCAGGATGCCGGGCTCGACACGGTCGAGGCGAACCACTGGCTGGGATTCGAGGACGATCAGCGCGATTTCCGCATCGGCGCCCGCATGCTCGCCTCTCTCGGGATCTCGCAGGTGCGCCTGATGACGAACAATCCCGCCAAGACGGCGAGCCTTGCGGCCCACGGGATCGACGTGGTCGACCGCGTGCCCCTGCGCGTCGGCCGCACCGCGCAGAACGCGCAATATCTCGCCACCAAGGCCGCCAAGTCGGGGCACCTGCTGTGA
- a CDS encoding inositol monophosphatase family protein encodes MMAEDDATLARRLAAEAGALLLDRWSRRSTLAVTTKRAGDFVSDADRAAEDHIRAGLSAARPDDGWLGEETGAAAGTARRWIVDPLDGTTNFLRGIGHWCVSIALEEAGSLVLGVVHDPVRGETFAARRAEGATLNGERIGVSRTGDLSAALFGTGIPFGGMPHIDDHAADIARLMPRCAGVRRMGAAALDLAYVAAGRLDGFWERRLQPWDIAAGLVLLREAGATVEGWMPGEAPEDTGTVVAATPEVFPAFAGTLRGADVPPPGR; translated from the coding sequence ATGATGGCCGAGGACGACGCGACCCTCGCCCGCCGCCTCGCGGCCGAGGCGGGTGCCCTCCTGCTCGATCGTTGGTCTAGGCGCTCGACGCTGGCCGTGACGACCAAGCGCGCGGGCGATTTCGTCTCCGACGCCGACCGCGCGGCCGAGGATCACATCCGCGCAGGCCTGTCCGCCGCGCGCCCCGACGACGGCTGGCTGGGCGAAGAGACGGGGGCCGCCGCCGGCACTGCGCGGCGCTGGATCGTCGATCCGCTCGACGGCACCACGAACTTCCTGCGCGGCATAGGCCATTGGTGCGTGTCGATCGCGCTCGAGGAGGCGGGCTCGCTTGTGCTGGGCGTGGTGCACGACCCCGTCAGGGGCGAGACCTTCGCCGCCCGGCGCGCAGAGGGGGCCACGCTAAACGGCGAGCGGATCGGTGTGTCGCGGACGGGCGACCTCTCGGCCGCGCTCTTCGGCACCGGCATTCCGTTCGGCGGCATGCCGCATATCGACGACCACGCCGCCGACATCGCGCGCCTGATGCCGCGCTGCGCGGGCGTGCGCCGGATGGGCGCCGCGGCGCTGGATCTCGCCTATGTCGCGGCGGGGCGGCTCGACGGGTTCTGGGAACGCAGGCTGCAGCCCTGGGACATCGCCGCGGGGCTCGTCCTCCTGCGCGAGGCCGGCGCGACCGTCGAGGGCTGGATGCCCGGCGAGGCACCCGAGGATACCGGCACCGTGGTCGCCGCGACGCCCGAAGTGTTCCCCGCCTTCGCGGGCACGCTTCGCGGCGCCGACGTCCCGCCCCCGGGGCGCTGA